Sequence from the Elephas maximus indicus isolate mEleMax1 chromosome 13, mEleMax1 primary haplotype, whole genome shotgun sequence genome:
CATGTCATCTCTTTCTTAGGGACTCAAAGGAGAAACCAATCGGCAATTATTTACTGAGTTCCTGTCACATGCCAGCACTGAGCTGGGTGCTGGAGATAGTTTGGAACTTCAGTGTGAATGTACTGTTTTgtaattaaacagaaaaaaatagaagagagggagggtggtGATCAAGTAAAGGAAGACAGACATGTAACGAGTCAACACAATGGAGTCCCAGGTATTGGGGGTACAAGGGAGGCAGGGTCCTGTCTGCCAGAGAAGTACAGGAAAGACTCCATGGAGGAGATAGTGCCCAGGTTGAGTCCTAAGAGATGGACAGGTGTGCTCCTGGTAGGCAAGAGAGGACTCAGCATTCCAGAAAAGGGAGCAGAGTGAGCAGAGGCACTGAGGTGTGGCCCAGCTGGGCATTCTCAGGGGCCTGCCAAGGGCAGGGCTGGTCAGAGGAATAGAGATGGTGGTGAGGGCAAGGCAAGAAATGAGCGTGAGGAGCTTCCACAGAGGCCCCATCAGGAAGGCCTCATCTTCCCTCCTAAGGGACATGGCCTTTTTTCAGGTGATGGGGAGCCCTAGAGAGTTTAAGCTAGGTAGGGACAGGCTCAGTTCTGTGTGGACAAACACTCACTCTGACTGTAGCAGGAGGGTGGAGCAGAGGGGCAGAGCTGGAGGGAGCTGGGCAACCAGTAAAGGGGCTACTCCACTTGTCAGGCAAGGGTCTGCACTATGCTGGGGCTTTGGGGCTGGGAGCTGTTAGATAAATTAAGTGGTTGGGAGGCAAAATTTGCAGGACTTGGTTCCCAAGTAGCTCTAAGGGATGCAATGGAGTAAGAAGTCGGGGTGACTCCTAGGTTTCTGGGTTGGGTGGAGCTGGGTAGAAGGCAGTGGTACTCACAAAGACAGGAAATACAAGGGGAGGCAGGCAGAGAGTTGAGTTTGGGACATGCGCAGTTTGAGGCTCTAGGAGCAACTTCAGTAGGTGTCTGGGCTGCGGGAGGAagctgtgagagagagagactggaaaTGAAAACTGTAAAGAGTGAATGGAGCAAGGCCCTGATCTGGAGAAGTGGGAGTTAAGTTATAGGTGAAGAGATCGCTATTAAACTGAAAGCACATCCCTAGGCTGGGCCTGGAGGACAGGAAGTGAGGGGGTGGTGATAGAGACGTATTGTTGGCCTGGGAGCAGGAAGCTGCGGGAGTCTATACCTGATAGATTCAAGGTTCTCAGCCGAAGCACGCTAACCCGGGGTGTGAGGATGGCCAAAGGGTTCAGGGCCATTGTGGGGACTGTGAGAGGGAAGTGACAAAAGTTACAGAGTAAAAGCCTTGCCGAGGTGGACCCTAGGGCCAGCCTGAGGTTGAAGCAATTGCTTTTCACTCCCTGATGGTCTTGGACCACTTTTAGCCTGGGGCAGGAGATGGGTGGGGTGGAATGGGCAGGTGAGGTGTAGGTTTGCTAACAGTCAAGTTCAGGTTCTTTAACACATGTTCAAAGCCAGATTCAAGGATGGGAATCCATTTTATTGGGCAATGTTGAACATCCATCCCTTAGAAACTAAGGCCCATTCTGAACACAGGCCCCATATGTAGAAGGAGGTGGTTTTACATTTCCCAGAAACACTAACTACTCTCCTCTTCCCTCGTAATAAACCCGTTCACCTGCTATCATATCACTGTCTTCACTGTTTGAGGCTCAAGGATCCCAAtcacaaagccctggtggcacgccAAAAAACAAGGGTGACATTTGTAAGACAAACTCCTGATTCAAGCCCGAATCTCTCCATGGGACAGAAGATGTGTCCTCAAAATCAgtacttccttaaaaataatGTTCTTCATATACAGTAAGCTACCGGACAGAACTCTAGATCTGCGtacgtaaaataaaaaatatataagaacaGGAAATAGCAATTGCATTGGCCAATTTAAAAATGACTACGGGGCCACGTATCTGTGAAAGTAGGGACACAAGCCCACCCTGCAAAGTGCAGGACTTACCACAGGATGGTAAGCAGAGGCAAAAGCAAACGCATACGTCTTCTCCGTTCATACCTTTCTTGGGAGGCCCTGTCCAACTCTTATCAAAGGAAAGGACACCAGTTCCAGTCCCTCATGTTTCTGTGCTCCTGACACTTTCTGGAAATAGAAAAGGGCTTTACCTTCATGTGGATGATGCAGGATTTGAGAAGCCCCTCCTCTCTGACCTGATATCAAGTCCCAGGACGCTAAATCCAGGAAGGCTGGTTCTGACTTAGGCAGGGGGCCCTGGAATGCTAGCAGCTTGGGGTGAAGGTACCTTTGCCAAACACAGTGGTGGCAAAATAGCTAGAACCACATGAATAGATTTCTGGTATTTCTCTGAGGATTCAGCCCATGTTGTGGGCCATGCCATCTTCCACTATACATGGAGAAACATTTCCCCATTTCACCAAAGGGgatactgaggcacagaggaATCAGGAAAGAGGGAGCCAATCAAGTAGTGAAATTTAACAGAAAAAGACCCAACTTTTCCAACTTTCAATCCCTATGCTCTGTTCTTTAATCTGTATGTGGGTTTTACTTTGACCACTAAGATGACAGCATTCTAGAAATGAGGACAAGCAGGGATAAGATTGTGGCAAAAATCCCAAAGAGCATTTAGGAAGAAGGGCTCTTTTTAAACGAGACACCAGATATATTATGTGTTAGGACCAATTCCCTCTCCTGGGCCAGTTCCCCAGCCCCAAAGTTTCTCTCTTTGCCACTTCAATAAAGTTTCTCTTTCATGTGAGTCCTCTGATGTGTAATAAAATTGGAACTATTGCTGAAGCCTTTGCCACACTCAGGGCACTTGTAGGGCTTCTCCCCTGTGTGTATTCGCTGGTGTATAATGAGAACTGAATTCCAGCTAAAGCCTTTCCCACACTCAGGACACCTGTATGGCTTGTCTCCCAGGTGAGCTCGCTGGTGCATGACCAGAATGGAGCCCCGGCTGAAGCTTTTGCCGCACATGAGGCATTTGTAGGGCTTCTCACCCGTGTGGGTCCGCTGGTGTACCACCAGCTGGGAGCGCTGGCTGAAGCACTTCCCACAGTCGCCACACTTGTAGGGTTTCTCTCCCGTGTGGATCCTCTGGTGCTTGATGAGGTTGGAGCTCCAGCTAAAACTCTCCCCACACGTCAGGCACTCGTAGGGCTTCTCTCCTGTGTGCATCCCCTGGTGTGCGATCAGACTGGAGCTCTGGCTGAAGGTCTTGCCGCACTCCCCACACTTGTAGGGCTTCTCCACCATGTGGGTTCGCCGGTGTGTGGCCAGATTGGAGCTGCGGCTAAAGCTTTTCCCACATTCGCTGCACTGATAGGGCTTTTCTCCTGTGTGAGTTCTCCGGTGAGTGATAAGAGCTGAGCTCTGACTGAACCTCTGCCCACAGTCCGTGCATTTGTACGGCTTCTCTCCCgtgtgaattctctgatgtcTAATTAGGTTGGAGTTGTAACTAAAGCTTTCGCCACACTCTTTACATTCGTAGGGCTTTTCTCCAGTATGGATTCCCTGATGTGTATTAAGGCTGGACCGGTTGCCAAAGCTCTTTCCACACTTGGGGCATGAGTATGGCTTCTCTCCTGTGTGGGTTCGCTGATGAGCAATGAGGTTGGGACTCCTGCTGAAACTCTTGCCACACTCAGCACACTGAaagggtttctctcctgtgtggatCCTCTGGTGGGTTATAAGGTTTGCACTCCGGCTAAAGCTTTTCCCACAGTCTCTGCAtttataaggtttctctccagtatgggtAGTTTGGTGTCTACTAAAGTTTGAACCATCACTAAAGCTCTTTCCACATTCATCACATTTGTAGTATTTTTCTCCTGTGTGGGTCCGCTCATGCGTAATTAGATGGGATTTCCGGCTGAAGGTTTTCCCACACTGGGGACATTCATAGGGCTTCTCACCCAGGTAGGTACCCTGAAGGCCTATGAGCTGTCCAGCTTCCCTGCCCTGGGATGGCACCTTTACATAGTCCTCATCTGGAGTGTTTCCCTGGGGCCTCCTGGAGCCACAGTCTCTCTCAAAGTCACTTTCCCAATCGCATTGCTGAATGCCTTCCCCTTCAGGCGTTTCCGAGAACATCTCATGTGATTCAACTTCCTCAAACACGTCTTGATGAGAGTTCTCCCCATTTTCACTCTGGATCTCAAAATctgaaataatgaagaaaaacataccatTTATACTCAATTTCCTGTATATGATGGGAAAACcatatcaagtcagttctgactcatagctaccctacaggatggagtagaactgccccatagggtttccaaggagtggctggtagattcaaactgctgacctttttggttagcagctaagcacttaaccattgtgcctgcAGGACTCCATGAtaagaaaaggaaaccaaaaggaaATTTTTAACTAAACTGTTAatgaaaaaggaaaccctggtggcgtagtggttaagtgctacggctgctaacccagaggtcggcagctcaaatccgccaggcactccttggaaactattgggcagttctactctgtcctatagggttgctatgagtcagcatcgactcgacagcagtgggtttggttagtgaaaataaccaaatccattgccactgagttgattctgactcatagcgaccctacaggacagagtacagctgccccataggacttccaaatcctataaatctttatagaacactgccacatctttcttctgctgagtggctggtgagctcaaaccaccgacctttcagttagcagcacagcggttttaaccactgcaccatcagggcttatAGTGAAAATAGAGAGGCTAGGAAATCCTCAAAACTTTTTAAAACCAGGTTTATTTCCTTCTATTTGGTTATCTAGCTGTCAGGCCTTATAACATTTGTAGTAATCACCCAGAATTTCTAAGTGAAGATTTGGGTTATCCCTCTACATGTTTCTCCACTGGGCAATAAGGTCAGGTGGcgttgtagattgaattgtgtcccctagaaatacgtgttgtaaatcctaacctctatgtctgtggttataatcccatttgggaatgggttgttttgttatgttaataaggcaggattagtgcagggtgtatcttgagtcaatctcttttgagatatagattaaacaagcaagctaggagcagagatggggaaagacagatgccaaaaCACATGGcgattgccaaggaaccaggaggcagaagctgaagagacaaggaccttcctccaaagcggACAGAGAAAAAAggtcttcccctaaagctggcattctgaattcagacttcttgcctcctaaactaggagaaaattaatttctatttgttacagccatccataTGCAGTatctctgttgtagcagcactagataactaagacaggtaggaATTTGAAACTGCTAATCAAAGGAAAGCAACAGGCTATACAATGATCCCCAACACTCAGCATGGCGCCTGGTGCATAACCAACTGAAACCAGTTGaaacctcatagcaaccccaagtatgtcagggtagaactgtgctccatagggttttcagtggctgatttttcagaagtagatggccaggcatttcttctgaggtgcctctgggtggacttgaacctctaaccttgtggttagcagccaagtgcattaaccatttgcatcatccagggacccctgcctggtgcatagtaggtgctcaattaaaCTGGATGAAGGAATGAAGGAGATTTTCATTGGTATGACAGAAATCTCCCTAAAAGCTCAGTCTCCTTACAAAAAGAGCAATAATaatcttttgcattaaaatctgtCTGGTGTTTGTAATCTCATTATTTGCCATTTAAGTGAGACAGAGACAAGGTGTCAGGGCTTGTATCAAGGACTGTAGGTGTGTAAGCAGAGGACAGGAAACAATTAGGCAGGCAGTTCAAAGTCCTCTGATTTGTCTGCAGTGGAAGCTTACAGAGAGATCCTTGACTGGTAATACAAAATACAAGTTTGAGCTTGTCAAATTCTCTGCTCCTCAGTACTTATCAAACACTTGGGTGAAAGATAGCATTAGAGAGGATTGCTGGAAGGATATGCAGCTCTTTCCTTAGACCactgttgggtgccactgagttgattctgactcatagtgaccctatatgacagggtaggactggtccatagggtttccta
This genomic interval carries:
- the ZSCAN2 gene encoding zinc finger and SCAN domain-containing protein 2, with product MMAAEIPRVTTPLSPLVQVPQGEDEQEEEVTTMILEEDSWVQEAVLQEDGPESEPFSQSASKGSPQDELAGGPQGALGRLRELCRRWLRPEVHTKEQMLTMLPREIQAWLREHRPESSEEAVALVKDLTQTLRNSDFEIQSENGENSHQDVFEEVESHEMFSETPEGEGIQQCDWESDFERDCGSRRPQGNTPDEDYVKVPSQGREAGQLIGLQGTYLGEKPYECPQCGKTFSRKSHLITHERTHTGEKYYKCDECGKSFSDGSNFSRHQTTHTGEKPYKCRDCGKSFSRSANLITHQRIHTGEKPFQCAECGKSFSRSPNLIAHQRTHTGEKPYSCPKCGKSFGNRSSLNTHQGIHTGEKPYECKECGESFSYNSNLIRHQRIHTGEKPYKCTDCGQRFSQSSALITHRRTHTGEKPYQCSECGKSFSRSSNLATHRRTHMVEKPYKCGECGKTFSQSSSLIAHQGMHTGEKPYECLTCGESFSWSSNLIKHQRIHTGEKPYKCGDCGKCFSQRSQLVVHQRTHTGEKPYKCLMCGKSFSRGSILVMHQRAHLGDKPYRCPECGKGFSWNSVLIIHQRIHTGEKPYKCPECGKGFSNSSNFITHQRTHMKEKLY